One Deltaproteobacteria bacterium genomic region harbors:
- a CDS encoding ABC transporter ATP-binding protein has translation MSFLRIENLYKTFGGAPAVDRINLEIQEGEFFTLLGSSGCGKTTTLRMVGGLERPDSGAIYLGDQCLVSAEKNLFIKPEKRNMGMVFQSYALWPHMTVFENVAYPLKLRGIRGSEAQKKVADVLGLVGLGGLEERQAPALSGGQQQRVALARALVFSPKVLLLDEPLSNLDAQLREEMRRELKALRQRVNVTVIFVTHDQVEALSLSDRIAIMKFGVLEQVGTPEQVYYQPATPFVRDFLGKTFLLAGKVTGVSEQQVRVEVHGVGASALTIERAKVIAKEVPVVGQPVMVAIRPEKMVLSESVGDGEVNVVEGTLRSSQFLGDRYEYTVTLGAETRVIVSPEARQLKPGGKVFLELMPNGMTLWPAE, from the coding sequence ATGAGTTTTCTCCGTATCGAGAATCTTTACAAAACTTTTGGCGGCGCCCCCGCGGTCGACAGGATCAATCTAGAAATCCAAGAGGGCGAGTTTTTCACGCTGCTCGGCTCCAGCGGTTGCGGCAAGACCACGACGCTGCGCATGGTCGGCGGCTTGGAAAGGCCCGACAGCGGGGCGATTTATCTCGGCGATCAATGTCTGGTGTCGGCGGAAAAAAATCTTTTCATCAAGCCGGAAAAGCGCAACATGGGCATGGTGTTTCAGTCCTATGCGCTGTGGCCGCATATGACGGTGTTCGAAAACGTCGCCTATCCGCTCAAACTGCGCGGCATCCGCGGTTCCGAAGCGCAGAAGAAAGTCGCTGACGTGTTGGGACTAGTCGGCCTCGGCGGTTTGGAAGAGCGCCAGGCGCCGGCTTTGAGCGGCGGCCAGCAGCAGCGCGTCGCTTTAGCGCGGGCGCTGGTTTTTTCGCCGAAGGTTTTGCTGCTCGACGAACCGCTGAGTAATCTCGACGCGCAATTGCGCGAAGAGATGCGCCGGGAATTAAAAGCGCTGCGCCAGCGGGTCAACGTCACTGTAATCTTCGTCACCCACGATCAAGTCGAAGCGTTGAGCTTGTCCGATCGCATCGCGATCATGAAATTCGGCGTGCTCGAGCAGGTAGGCACGCCGGAGCAGGTTTATTACCAACCGGCGACGCCGTTCGTGCGCGACTTTTTGGGTAAGACATTTCTCTTGGCCGGTAAAGTGACGGGTGTATCCGAACAGCAGGTGCGCGTCGAAGTGCACGGTGTCGGCGCCAGCGCGTTGACCATCGAACGCGCCAAAGTGATCGCCAAAGAAGTGCCAGTTGTCGGCCAGCCCGTAATGGTCGCCATTCGGCCGGAAAAGATGGTGCTGTCCGAAAGCGTCGGCGACGGGGAAGTGAATGTCGTCGAGGGAACTTTGCGGTCGAGCCAATTTCTCGGCGACCGCTACGAATACACCGTTACTCTCGGCGCTGAAACCCGGGTTATCGTCTCGCCCGAGGCGCGCCAATTGAAGCCCGGCGGCAAAGTATTTTTAGAATTGATGCCTAATGGCATGACGCTGTGGCCCGCCGAGTAA
- a CDS encoding iron ABC transporter permease: MAKTEAISSPSVSRSWLPAMDGGTAMMAALIGFMGFYVLYPLILILINSFNTATIAEPEVYGLGAWRKAFAEPGIWRALWNSVKIGIAVQACALPTGILVSWLLARTNIYGANFFEFGFWISFFMPGLACTFGWMLILDPSTGLINAWLRQMPFLSGLNFDIYSFWGIIWVHLVSHGLSTKVMLMTPSFRRMDASMEEASRMSGASALTTLMRITVPAMTPVIIVVFLLSVIRIFSSLEIELLLGVPWSFYVYSTKIVDLARQEPPLVNQAAALGSIILLFLAAFIPLQRKLINRRQFTTVTGQFKPKIVELGAWRVPATAFVALIIFILDVVPLFSVVGGSFMTRFGFFNLPKTWTMEYWKMALSDPRILQGLHNTLIVAVSAGVIGAVFFSLVGYVLVRTKLPGRGLLDSICWLPSAIPGVLSGLGLLWMFLGTPFFRPFYGTIVLLVVAQVLGGITLATQILKANFVQLSKELEEASRMSGAGFWGTYLKVVFPLMAQTMVMVAVIKFMFAAQHNGAIILLATSETRTLSLLALDQIAAGYREVASITIILITLLTLGLAIVARSFGLKVGIRTH, from the coding sequence ATGGCTAAAACCGAAGCGATCAGTTCGCCGTCCGTCAGTCGTTCTTGGCTGCCGGCGATGGACGGCGGCACGGCGATGATGGCCGCGTTGATCGGCTTCATGGGCTTTTACGTTCTCTATCCGCTGATTCTAATCCTGATCAATAGTTTCAACACCGCGACCATCGCCGAGCCGGAAGTTTACGGCTTAGGTGCTTGGCGTAAGGCGTTCGCCGAGCCTGGGATTTGGCGCGCTTTGTGGAACAGCGTGAAGATCGGCATCGCGGTGCAGGCGTGCGCCTTGCCGACCGGCATTTTGGTTTCCTGGCTGCTCGCGCGCACCAATATTTATGGCGCGAACTTTTTTGAATTCGGTTTTTGGATTTCCTTCTTCATGCCCGGTCTCGCCTGTACTTTCGGCTGGATGCTGATTCTCGATCCGAGCACGGGCTTGATCAATGCTTGGCTGCGCCAGATGCCGTTTTTGAGCGGGCTTAACTTCGACATCTATTCTTTCTGGGGCATCATCTGGGTGCATCTGGTCAGCCATGGGCTGTCGACCAAAGTCATGCTCATGACACCGTCATTTCGGCGCATGGATGCGTCCATGGAAGAGGCGAGCCGGATGTCCGGCGCCAGCGCGTTGACGACCTTGATGCGTATCACCGTGCCGGCGATGACGCCGGTGATCATCGTGGTGTTTCTTCTCAGCGTGATCCGGATTTTCAGCAGTTTGGAAATCGAGTTGTTGCTCGGCGTGCCTTGGAGTTTTTACGTTTACTCGACCAAGATCGTCGATCTGGCGCGCCAGGAGCCGCCACTGGTCAATCAAGCGGCGGCGCTGGGCAGCATTATCTTGCTGTTTCTCGCGGCGTTCATTCCGCTGCAACGAAAGCTCATCAACCGGCGCCAATTCACCACCGTCACCGGTCAGTTCAAGCCGAAGATCGTCGAACTCGGTGCCTGGCGTGTTCCAGCCACGGCGTTCGTCGCCTTGATAATTTTTATCTTAGATGTCGTGCCACTGTTTAGCGTGGTCGGCGGCAGCTTCATGACCCGCTTCGGTTTTTTCAATCTGCCGAAAACCTGGACCATGGAATATTGGAAAATGGCGCTCAGCGATCCGCGCATTTTGCAGGGGCTGCACAACACGCTGATCGTCGCGGTCAGCGCCGGCGTGATCGGCGCTGTGTTTTTTTCTCTCGTCGGTTACGTCTTGGTGCGCACCAAACTGCCCGGCCGCGGCCTGCTCGATTCGATCTGCTGGCTGCCGTCGGCGATTCCCGGCGTGTTGTCGGGTCTCGGTTTGTTATGGATGTTTCTTGGCACGCCGTTTTTCCGGCCGTTCTATGGCACCATCGTCTTGCTGGTAGTCGCCCAGGTGCTCGGCGGCATCACCTTGGCGACGCAAATTCTCAAAGCCAATTTCGTCCAGCTGAGCAAGGAACTCGAAGAAGCTTCGCGCATGTCGGGCGCGGGATTTTGGGGGACTTATCTTAAAGTGGTGTTCCCGCTGATGGCCCAAACTATGGTGATGGTCGCGGTGATCAAGTTCATGTTCGCGGCGCAGCACAACGGCGCGATTATTTTGCTAGCGACTTCGGAAACTCGCACTTTATCCTTACTCGCTCTCGATCAGATCGCCGCCGGTTATCGCGAGGTGGCGAGCATCACGATCATCTTAATTACTCTGCTGACTCTCGGCCTGGCGATCGTGGCGCGCTCGTTTGGCTTGAAAGTCGGCATTCGCACCCACTGA
- a CDS encoding Gfo/Idh/MocA family oxidoreductase codes for MMIKIGLVGLGTGGRSLPLAVGKTTGFSFVAGADLRAEARALYASEFGIQTFDSVEALCAMKELDAVYVATPNPFHAEHAITALQAGKHVMVEKPMALTLEDCDRMITAARDNKVKLMVAHTRSFNPPIRAMREVISSGRLGRVTQVHTLRYSPWLLRPREPGEIVTELGGGVCYRQAPHQVDIARLLGGGMVRSVRAHAGRWSAENDTEGNYSALLEFDNGVSATLIYDGYGYFDDRELIEGDVVGGKDQLGPGHRLRQARAEGKLNKDTSRSGVAFDIERGDGDVDKKPRQPFFGLTLVSCERGALRQSSAGLFVYDEHGRSEVACPPWAGALKVELEDFCRSVTDDRPVLHDGKWGKATLEVCLAILHSSQNGREEKVFHQVPSPF; via the coding sequence ATGATGATTAAAATCGGCCTTGTCGGTCTTGGCACCGGCGGTCGCTCATTGCCTCTCGCGGTTGGCAAGACCACCGGCTTCAGTTTCGTCGCTGGCGCCGATCTGCGCGCTGAGGCGCGGGCGCTGTATGCCAGCGAGTTTGGCATTCAAACCTTCGACAGCGTCGAGGCGCTGTGCGCAATGAAAGAGTTGGATGCGGTCTATGTCGCCACGCCCAATCCATTTCACGCCGAACATGCGATCACGGCGTTGCAAGCCGGCAAGCATGTCATGGTCGAGAAGCCGATGGCGTTGACGCTGGAAGATTGCGACCGGATGATCACCGCGGCGCGGGATAATAAAGTTAAATTGATGGTCGCCCACACGCGCAGCTTCAATCCGCCGATTCGCGCCATGCGTGAAGTGATCAGCAGCGGCCGGCTCGGCCGCGTCACCCAGGTGCACACGTTGCGCTATTCACCGTGGCTCTTGCGGCCGCGCGAGCCCGGCGAGATCGTCACTGAACTGGGCGGCGGTGTTTGTTACCGCCAGGCGCCGCACCAAGTCGACATCGCGCGTTTGCTCGGCGGCGGCATGGTGCGCAGCGTGCGCGCCCATGCCGGCCGTTGGTCGGCGGAAAACGACACCGAAGGAAATTATTCGGCGTTGCTCGAATTCGACAACGGCGTCAGCGCGACGTTGATTTACGACGGCTACGGTTATTTCGACGATCGAGAATTGATCGAAGGCGACGTGGTCGGCGGCAAAGACCAGCTCGGCCCCGGCCATCGCCTGCGCCAAGCGCGGGCTGAAGGAAAATTAAATAAAGACACCAGCCGTTCCGGCGTCGCCTTCGACATCGAGCGCGGCGACGGCGATGTCGACAAGAAGCCGCGCCAACCTTTTTTCGGTTTGACGCTGGTGAGCTGCGAGCGCGGCGCCTTGCGCCAGTCCTCCGCTGGCTTGTTCGTTTACGATGAGCATGGCCGCAGCGAAGTGGCCTGTCCGCCTTGGGCCGGTGCGCTCAAGGTCGAGCTCGAAGATTTTTGCCGCTCGGTGACGGACGACCGGCCGGTGCTGCATGACGGCAAGTGGGGCAAGGCCACTCTGGAAGTTTGCCTGGCGATACTTCACTCCAGTCAAAATGGCCGGGAGGAAAAGGTTTTTCATCAAGTGCCGAGCCCCTTTTGA
- a CDS encoding aromatic ring-hydroxylating dioxygenase subunit alpha — MMLGIPDNDGLRCSYHGWLYGKDEKCLEQPYETAEDPNSTFKDRIRMPAYPVQELGGLLFAYLGPEPAPLIPRWELFVRDGVLRDIGAAVIPCNWLQIMENSLDPVHVEWLHQHFFNYVQERLGRTEFKGKPVSHKKINFREFEHGLIKNRMLEGQTEDSEDWQVGHPVLFPNILLSGSTQRPTFQIRVPLDDTHTLHLWYTCYARDDAKPQEVIPFYQVPVPSIDASGEPDWSLLDNNSGEDMIAWMTQGGVADRTKEALGLSDKGIILYRKQLQEQIEKVQAGQDPMNVFRDPAKNVSIKLRLEDAKLDKNKFRGGKPSRQGGATKYSPILNSEEK; from the coding sequence ATGATGTTAGGCATTCCCGACAACGACGGCTTGCGTTGTTCCTATCATGGTTGGCTCTACGGCAAAGACGAGAAATGTTTGGAACAACCTTACGAAACCGCCGAAGATCCCAACAGCACGTTCAAAGATCGCATTCGCATGCCGGCTTATCCGGTGCAGGAATTGGGCGGTTTGCTCTTCGCCTATCTCGGTCCCGAACCGGCGCCGCTGATTCCGCGCTGGGAGTTGTTCGTGCGCGACGGCGTGCTGCGCGATATCGGCGCGGCGGTGATTCCCTGCAATTGGTTGCAGATCATGGAGAACTCGCTTGACCCGGTTCACGTCGAGTGGCTGCACCAACATTTTTTTAACTATGTTCAAGAACGGTTGGGGCGGACGGAGTTCAAAGGCAAGCCGGTGAGCCACAAGAAAATTAATTTTCGCGAATTCGAACATGGGCTGATCAAAAACCGCATGCTCGAAGGGCAAACCGAAGACAGCGAAGATTGGCAGGTGGGTCATCCAGTGCTGTTCCCGAATATTCTCTTGAGCGGTAGTACGCAGCGGCCGACTTTTCAGATCCGTGTGCCGCTGGACGACACGCACACATTGCATCTGTGGTACACCTGCTACGCGCGCGACGATGCCAAGCCGCAGGAGGTCATTCCGTTCTATCAAGTGCCGGTGCCGAGCATCGATGCCAGCGGCGAGCCGGATTGGTCCTTGCTCGATAACAACAGCGGCGAAGACATGATCGCTTGGATGACCCAAGGCGGCGTGGCGGACCGGACCAAAGAAGCTCTCGGGCTGTCGGACAAGGGGATCATTCTTTATCGAAAGCAGTTGCAAGAACAGATTGAAAAAGTCCAAGCCGGCCAAGACCCGATGAACGTGTTTCGCGATCCGGCGAAAAATGTTTCGATCAAACTGCGTCTAGAGGATGCCAAGCTTGATAAGAACAAGTTCCGAGGCGGCAAGCCGAGCCGCCAGGGTGGCGCGACGAAGTATAGTCCGATTTTGAATAGCGAAGAGAAATAG
- a CDS encoding extracellular solute-binding protein, with translation MASDSEWQAFQKKYPKIKVNLLHASAAQHLQRIMAERRAGKFLADIGNLGNTSPYTLYQSKVLDPIASAFILPEVKDESKWWQGKQQFIDPEGKYIFVYVGAPLFLLGYNTKSVNPAGFKSYWDLLDPKWKGKIVAFDPKSGGFAATRDRFFYHNPELGPQFLRRLFSETALTLYARIPQGEDWLAAGKYSLCLCRHQSISEAKSQGLPVDLMEPAQFKEGVGVESRAKTLVLMNQAPHANAAKVFLNWFLSREGQSDFQKSAAKYLDAGAEGSLRMDIGKDDIPARNRLNPGVKYVPQWNPDYFDMKPIMKVIAEAQGEVAKK, from the coding sequence ATCGCCAGCGACTCCGAGTGGCAGGCGTTTCAGAAAAAATATCCCAAAATCAAAGTGAACTTGCTGCACGCCAGCGCGGCGCAGCACTTGCAGCGCATCATGGCGGAGCGGCGCGCAGGGAAGTTTCTCGCCGACATCGGCAACCTCGGCAACACTTCGCCGTACACGCTCTATCAAAGCAAAGTCCTCGATCCGATCGCTTCGGCCTTTATCCTGCCGGAGGTTAAGGACGAGTCTAAGTGGTGGCAGGGCAAGCAACAGTTCATCGACCCCGAGGGCAAATATATCTTTGTCTACGTCGGCGCGCCGCTGTTCTTGCTTGGCTACAACACCAAGTCGGTTAATCCCGCCGGCTTCAAATCTTATTGGGATTTGCTCGATCCCAAGTGGAAGGGCAAGATCGTCGCCTTCGATCCCAAGTCCGGCGGCTTTGCCGCGACCCGCGACCGGTTTTTTTATCACAATCCCGAATTGGGACCGCAGTTTTTACGCCGGCTGTTTAGCGAAACGGCGCTGACGCTGTATGCGCGTATCCCGCAGGGTGAGGATTGGTTGGCCGCGGGTAAATATTCGCTCTGTCTTTGCCGGCACCAGTCGATCAGCGAAGCGAAGAGCCAAGGGCTGCCGGTGGACTTGATGGAGCCGGCGCAATTCAAGGAGGGCGTCGGCGTTGAAAGCCGCGCCAAGACTTTGGTACTGATGAATCAAGCGCCTCATGCCAACGCGGCGAAGGTTTTTCTCAACTGGTTTCTATCGCGCGAGGGGCAGAGCGATTTTCAAAAATCGGCGGCGAAATATCTCGACGCCGGCGCCGAGGGTTCGCTCAGGATGGACATAGGGAAGGACGATATTCCAGCGCGCAATCGGCTCAACCCCGGGGTAAAGTATGTGCCGCAGTGGAATCCGGACTACTTCGATATGAAACCGATTATGAAAGTGATCGCCGAGGCGCAGGGCGAAGTGGCGAAGAAGTGA
- a CDS encoding cupin domain-containing protein translates to MAEATPLAIKYERIDTYKDWQAKQKIPLVTGFFVEDLNKLPVEPWDLKGVPCSFVVLDGTGGVNDGYVCEIPPKCKTKVQKHLYEEMVYVTQGYGATTVWQKDGKKHTFEWGPGSLFAVPINAYYQHFNASGGESARYFAVTNSCFMMNLFHNVDFIFNNDYPFIDRFDPSDDNYFSGNGEVTGRFFMTTNFVPDTHTVGLADYSERGKGSTNMKFNLAGQTMCAHISEFPVGTYKKGHKHGPGAHVIILSGQGYSVLWPEGQDMQRVNWKPGSAVVPPDQWFHQHFNSGAAPARYLALRWGSWKFRFMRMQDGEGGTYTSIKNGGGQIEFEDEDPLIHKQFEASINAAGARCNMPYHPGCTQK, encoded by the coding sequence ATGGCGGAAGCAACGCCCTTGGCGATCAAATACGAACGCATCGATACCTACAAAGATTGGCAGGCCAAGCAAAAAATTCCGTTGGTCACCGGATTCTTCGTCGAGGATTTGAACAAACTTCCGGTGGAGCCTTGGGATCTGAAGGGCGTGCCCTGTTCGTTCGTCGTGCTCGACGGCACCGGCGGGGTGAATGACGGCTATGTCTGCGAGATTCCGCCCAAGTGTAAGACCAAGGTACAAAAGCATCTCTACGAAGAGATGGTTTACGTCACCCAAGGCTACGGCGCGACCACGGTGTGGCAGAAGGACGGCAAGAAACACACATTCGAGTGGGGGCCGGGTAGTTTGTTCGCCGTGCCGATCAACGCTTACTATCAGCATTTCAACGCCAGCGGCGGCGAGTCGGCGCGTTATTTCGCGGTGACAAATTCCTGCTTCATGATGAACCTGTTTCACAACGTCGATTTTATTTTCAACAACGACTATCCGTTCATCGATCGCTTCGATCCATCCGACGATAATTATTTCAGCGGCAACGGCGAAGTCACCGGGCGCTTCTTCATGACCACCAACTTCGTGCCGGACACTCACACCGTCGGGCTGGCGGACTACAGCGAGCGCGGCAAGGGCAGCACCAACATGAAGTTCAATCTCGCCGGCCAAACCATGTGTGCGCATATCTCCGAATTTCCAGTCGGCACTTACAAGAAAGGCCACAAGCATGGTCCGGGCGCGCATGTCATCATCCTCTCCGGCCAAGGCTATTCGGTGCTCTGGCCCGAAGGGCAAGACATGCAGCGGGTTAACTGGAAGCCCGGCAGCGCGGTGGTACCGCCGGATCAATGGTTTCACCAACATTTCAATTCCGGCGCGGCGCCAGCGCGTTACTTGGCGCTACGCTGGGGCAGTTGGAAGTTTCGCTTCATGCGCATGCAGGACGGCGAGGGCGGGACTTATACGAGTATTAAAAATGGCGGCGGGCAGATCGAGTTCGAAGATGAAGATCCGCTGATTCACAAACAGTTCGAAGCGTCGATCAACGCCGCCGGCGCGCGCTGCAACATGCCGTATCATCCCGGCTGCACGCAGAAATAA
- a CDS encoding cupin domain-containing protein, whose product MVEMTTQPVDLKPERLDTYKVWQAEQKIPCIRGFFVKDVNKIPVEPWDLKGVPCSFVVLDGTGGTNDGYVCEIPAGGKTKPQKHMYEEMVYVSKGYGATTVWQRDGKKKHTFEWGPGSMFAIPINADYQHFNASGSDTARYFAVTNSCFMMNLFHNSDYIFNSDYIFTDRFDPHTEGYFNGEGTITGRFFMTTNFVPDTHNIKLTDYSERGKGSTNMKFDLARNTMGAHISEFPVGTYKKGHRHGPGAHVIILSGQGYSVLWKDGEPTERVEWGPGSVVVPPDQWFHQHFNSGANPARYLALRWNNWRYRFLRSTDGEGGTYTSLKLGGNQIEFEDEDSQVHKDFEQAMKIAGAKCNMPYHPGCTQK is encoded by the coding sequence ATGGTCGAAATGACAACCCAACCCGTCGATCTCAAACCTGAGCGGCTCGATACTTATAAAGTTTGGCAGGCGGAACAGAAAATCCCCTGCATTCGCGGTTTCTTCGTTAAAGACGTCAACAAAATTCCGGTGGAGCCTTGGGATTTGAAAGGCGTGCCTTGTTCGTTTGTCGTTCTCGACGGCACCGGCGGCACCAACGACGGCTATGTCTGCGAGATTCCCGCCGGCGGCAAGACCAAACCGCAGAAACATATGTACGAGGAGATGGTCTACGTTTCCAAAGGCTACGGCGCGACCACGGTGTGGCAGCGCGACGGCAAGAAAAAGCACACCTTTGAGTGGGGACCGGGCAGCATGTTCGCGATCCCGATCAACGCCGACTACCAGCACTTCAACGCCAGCGGCAGCGATACCGCGCGCTACTTCGCGGTGACCAACAGCTGCTTCATGATGAACCTGTTTCACAACAGCGATTACATTTTCAATAGCGACTATATTTTCACCGACCGCTTCGATCCCCACACCGAAGGTTACTTCAACGGCGAAGGGACCATCACCGGGCGGTTTTTCATGACCACGAATTTCGTTCCCGATACCCACAACATCAAGCTCACCGATTACAGCGAGCGCGGCAAGGGTAGCACCAACATGAAGTTCGACCTGGCGCGCAACACCATGGGCGCGCATATTTCCGAATTTCCCGTGGGAACTTATAAGAAAGGTCATCGCCATGGTCCCGGCGCCCATGTGATCATTCTTTCCGGCCAGGGCTATTCGGTGTTGTGGAAAGATGGCGAGCCCACCGAACGGGTCGAGTGGGGGCCGGGCAGCGTGGTCGTGCCGCCGGATCAATGGTTCCATCAGCATTTCAATTCCGGCGCCAACCCGGCGCGCTATCTCGCCTTACGTTGGAACAACTGGCGCTACCGCTTCTTGCGCTCAACGGATGGCGAAGGCGGCACTTACACGAGCCTTAAATTGGGCGGCAACCAAATCGAGTTCGAGGATGAAGACTCGCAGGTGCACAAGGACTTCGAGCAAGCGATGAAAATCGCCGGCGCCAAGTGCAACATGCCGTATCATCCGGGCTGCACGCAGAAGTAA
- a CDS encoding extracellular solute-binding protein: MGSNRMRQKTIGAAGIFFLLALAAEVFGAQADWKKDWEQTLAAAKNEGQVTVYIYRYEGLLRDFKRDFPGINVVSVTGRGNDLTNRIMSERRAGKFIADVYSGGTNSLYNTLYKGKALDPLKPLLVLPEVTDLSKWFNNEHRYADPEGKHIFAFIGAASNAQLAYNTKMVNPQEFKSYQDVLNPKWKGKIVSLDPRDTGLGATMQFWYYSPELGPQFMKTFFGGMEITYAKNFRQMTDWLGQGKFAICMGCKDSARAKNQGLPVEDFDTNRWKEGSSFSAGGGSVSYLNQAPHPNAAKVFLNWFLSKKGQLALQKLGDVDDPANSRRIDIPKDDIAPDNRLQPGVKYFDVVKPEYGDMKPIFDLAKDIMTSVDKGK; this comes from the coding sequence ATGGGATCGAATAGAATGAGGCAAAAAACGATCGGTGCTGCCGGGATCTTTTTCTTGTTGGCATTGGCGGCTGAAGTCTTCGGTGCTCAGGCGGATTGGAAAAAGGACTGGGAGCAGACGCTGGCGGCGGCGAAAAATGAGGGGCAGGTCACGGTCTACATTTACCGCTACGAGGGTTTGCTGCGCGATTTCAAGCGTGACTTTCCCGGCATCAACGTGGTTTCGGTGACTGGGCGCGGTAATGACTTGACCAACCGTATCATGTCGGAGCGGCGCGCGGGGAAATTCATCGCCGACGTTTACAGCGGCGGCACCAACAGTCTGTACAACACGCTTTACAAAGGCAAAGCGCTCGATCCGCTCAAACCGCTGTTGGTGCTGCCCGAAGTGACCGACTTGTCTAAGTGGTTCAACAACGAGCATCGCTACGCCGACCCGGAAGGCAAACATATCTTTGCGTTTATCGGTGCTGCGAGCAATGCGCAGTTGGCTTATAATACTAAAATGGTCAATCCCCAGGAGTTCAAATCCTATCAGGATGTTCTCAATCCGAAATGGAAAGGCAAAATCGTCTCGCTGGATCCGCGCGACACGGGATTGGGTGCGACCATGCAGTTTTGGTATTACAGTCCGGAACTTGGGCCACAATTTATGAAAACTTTTTTCGGCGGCATGGAAATCACCTACGCGAAGAATTTTCGCCAGATGACCGATTGGCTGGGACAGGGTAAATTCGCCATTTGCATGGGCTGCAAAGACTCCGCGCGGGCGAAGAATCAGGGGCTGCCGGTGGAAGATTTCGACACCAACCGTTGGAAAGAGGGTTCGAGCTTCTCGGCCGGCGGCGGCTCGGTGAGTTACTTGAATCAAGCGCCTCATCCCAACGCGGCAAAAGTTTTTCTCAACTGGTTTTTATCGAAGAAGGGTCAGCTCGCCTTGCAAAAGCTCGGCGACGTCGACGATCCGGCGAATTCGCGGCGCATCGATATTCCCAAGGACGACATTGCGCCGGACAATCGATTGCAGCCCGGCGTGAAGTATTTTGACGTTGTAAAACCTGAGTATGGTGATATGAAACCGATTTTCGATCTTGCGAAAGACATCATGACTTCGGTGGATAAGGGCAAGTAG